Within Amycolatopsis sp. cg5, the genomic segment GGCAGGCGCATGTCCGGCGGGCTGGCCTGGGCCAGTGTCGAGCCGTCGACGAAGGTCACCATCGAGTGAATGACGGACTGCGGGTGCACGACCACGTCGATGCGCTCGGCCTCGATGCCGAACAGCAGGGTCGCCTCGATCAGCTCCAGGCCCTTGTTCATCAGCGTGGCCGAGTTGATCGTCACGACCGGGCCCATCGACCAGGTCGGGTGCTTGAGCGCGCCTTCCAGCGTGACGTCGGCGAGCTCGGCGCGGGTGCGGCCGTGGAACGGGCCGCCGGACGCGGTCAGGACCAGCCGGTCGACCTCCTCCGCGCGGCCGCCGCGCAGCGCCTGAGCCATCGCCGAGTGCTCGGAGTCGACCGGCACGAGCTGGCCGGGCTTGGCCCGCGACAGGACCAGCGGACCACCCGCGACCAGCGATTCCTTGTTCGCGAGCGCCAGCGTGGCGCCTGTGGACAGCGCGCGCAGCGTCGGCTCCAGGCCCTGCGAGCCCGGCATGCCGTTGAGCACGACGTCCACCGGGACGGAGTCGATGAGCTCCAGCACCGCGCTGGGGCCGGCGAGGATGCGCGGGATGCGGAAGTCGCCCTGCGCGTAGCCGCGGCGCTGGGCCTCGGCGTACAGCGCGAGCTGCAGATCTTCCGCCGCCGTCGCCTTGATCACCGCGACGGCCTCGACCTGGTGCGCGAGCGCTTGCGCGGCCAGCGCGGCCGGGTCGGAGCCGCCCGCCGCGATGCCCGCGATCCGGAACAGGTCCGGGTTGCGGGCGGCGACGTCGAGCGCCTGGGTACCGATCGAGCCGGTCGAACCGAGGACGAGCACACTGCGCGAAGTAGTCATCGTGACCGATTGTCTCGCGGGGCCTTCGACGGCCGCTCGCGAGGTGTGGAAAGATTCGCCGCGTCAGCAAGCACAGCGCGGGCAAGGAGAGATCGTGGCGAGCAAGGCGGTCGAGAAGCGGGCTTCGAACCAGGTGGACCCGCGTGACGAGCCGTCGGCCGAATGGGGCTGGCACGGGTCGTTCCCGCTGGCCACCCGCATCGCCGGCTGGGCCAGCGCGGTGATCCTGCTGATCATGCTGCACGGCAACCACAAGGGCGCGACCGAGGACCTCTGGCTGGTCGGCCTGAGCCTGTTCCTCGTGCTCATGCTGGTGCTGGACATCCGCAAGCAGCGCACCGCGTGGCGTAAGTAACACTCAGACACGACACCGGGGGCGCCGCGATGTTCGCGGCGCCCCCGGTGCTGTCTATCCGGTCACGAGATGGCCTTGTAGCCGGCCCACTGGCCACCGGTCGGCCACATCGGGCCACCCCAGCCGACCGAGCCCGCGCCGTTCCCCGGGAACAGGATCAGGTTGTCACCCGGGTCGAGCGCCGCGATGTCGCTACGGCCGTCGCCGTTGTAGTCGGCCGCGGTGATCTGCTTGTAGCCCGCCCACTGGCCACCGGTCGGCCACATCGGGCCACCCCAGCCCACGGCACCCGCGCCGTTCCCCGGGAACAGGATCAGGTTGTCACCCGGGTCCAGCGCCGCGATGTCGCTACGGCCGTCACCGTTGAAGTCACCGGACGTGATCTTCTTGTACCCGGCCCACTGACCACCGGTCGGCCACATCGGACCACCCCAGGTCACCGCACCCGCGCCATTGCCAGGGAACAGGATCAGGTTGTCACCCGGGTCCAGCGCGGCGATGTCCGTGCGGCCGTCACCGTTGAAATCGCCGGACGTGATCTTCTTGTACCCAGCCCACTGACCACCGGTCGGCCACATCGGACCACCCCAGCCCACCGCTCCCGCGCCGTTGCCGGGGAAGAAGATGAGGTTGTCGCCGGGGTCGATGGCGGCCACGTCGGATTTGCCGTCACCGTTGAAATCGCCCGTGGTGAACTGCTTGTACCCGGCCCACTGACCACCCGTCGGCCACATCGGGCCACCCCAGCCCACGGCACCCGCGCCGTTGCCGCTGAACAGGATCAGGTTGTCGCCCGGGTCGAGCGCGGCGATGTCCGCGAGGCCGTTGCCGTTGAAGTCCTTGGCGCTCCCGCCGCCTGCCGAGTTCCAGGCCGCCGCGGCCACGACGCCCGCTTGGTCGACGTACCGGCGGTAGTTCGAGCCGTCCGGGGTGCCGGACTTCTGGATCTTCTGGCAGATGGCTGCGATGTCGCCGCTGCCCCAGGACCCGTTGGGGTAGTTGTTGAGCATGGCGTTGAGGAAGGCGTTCGTCGCGTAGACCGGGTCGACGAGCTGGGCGGGCGTGCCCCAGCCCATGCTCGGCCGCTGCTGGAACAGGCCGAGGCTGTCCGCGTCGACGGCCTGGTTGTAGTTGTGCAAAGTGGACTCGTCCATCGCGGTGGTGATGGCGATCTGCGCGGCGCGCTGGTTGAGACCGCGGGCCTTGACCTGGTTGACGATGGCCCTGGCACACGAGGCGTTGTACGCGGTGACCCAGCTGACCTGCCCGTGCACCTGGTTCGCGAGCGCGGTGTCCGCGGCCGTCACGCCCGCCGGGCTGCATGGGAGCTGGCTGATGCTCGCCGCCATCGCGGACGGCACCTCGGCCGAAGCGGTGCCGGTCATGGTCACGGTTCCGGCCAGTGCCAGCGAGACGAGCACGCCCGCGGCTCTGAGCAAGGGGTTGGTCTTCATGGCTTTTCCTCCGGTGATGGTCACGAGATCGCCTTGTAGCCGGCCCACTGGCCGCCGGTCGGCCACATCGGGCCACCCCAGCCGACCGAGCCGGAACCGTTGCCGGGGAACAGGATCAGGTTGTCGCCGGGATCGAGCGCGGCGATGTCGGCGCGGCCGTCGCCGTTGTAGTCGGCCGCGGTGATCTGCTTGTAGCCCGCCCACTGGCCACCGGTCGGCCACATCGGGCCACCCCAGCCCACGGCACCCGCGCCGTTCCCCGGGAACAGGATCAGGTTGTCACCCGGGTCCAGCGCCGCGATGTCGCTACGGCCGTCACCGTTGAAGTCACCGGACGTGATCTTCTTGTACCCGGCCCACTGACCACCGGTCGGCCACATCGGACCACCCCAGGTCACCGCACCCGCGCCATTGCCAGGGAACAGGATCAGGTTGTCACCCGGGTCCAGCGCGGCGATGTCCGTGCGGCCGTCACCGTTGAAATCGCCGGACGTGATCTTCTTGTACCCAGCCCACTGACCACCGGTCGGCCACATCGGACCACCCCAGCCCACCGCTCCCGCGCCGTTGCCGGGGAAGAAGATGAGGTTGTCGCCGGGGTCGATGGCGGCCACGTCGGATTTGCCGTCACCGTTGAAATCGCCCGTGGTGAACTGCTTGTACCCGGCCCACTGACCACCCGTCGGCCACATCGGGCCACCCCAGCCCACGGCACCCGCGCCGTTGCCGCTGAACAGGATCAGGTTGTCGCCCGGGTCCAGCGCGGCGATGTCCGCGAGGCCGTTGCCGTTGAAGTCCTTGGCGGCGTTGGAACCGCCGTCGGTGATGCCGCTGTAGCGCAGCGGGCGGTAGCCGCCGTTGGTGAGCTTGGCGCGGGAGTACTGGCTCGCGATGGCGCCGGGGTCCGGCCCGTCGACGCCGGTGTACGAGGTCTCCTCGTAGACGTTCGCGACCGCGTGGCTCCCGTCGGTCCAGCTTCGGAACAGCACGACGTGGCCGCCGCCGACGCTGTCGATGGCGTCACCGGGCTTGAGGTCGTCGAGGCTGCCGAGCCAGCTGCCGTAGTTCGGCAGGGAAACCGTGGTGGGCGAGGACATCCCGGACGGCGAGAGCCCCCAGGCCATCGAGACGAAACCGGAGCAGTCCTTGCGATAGGTGCCGTACTGGTTGCCGTATTGGCCGTGCTGCGTGTACTTGACGTTGACGTCGACCCAGCTCTTGGCTCTCAGCAGCACCTGGTCGCGGCTGATCGTCGCACTGGCCTGGACGTCCGCGGCCGAGACGGACCTCGTGCCGACCCCCGGCTGCTCGGGGAAGGCGGCAGGCGTGTCGGCGAAGCCGGGCGGCGGGGCCGGGACAGCGGCGATGGCAGGCGAGCCGAAGCCTAGTACGCAGGCCGCGGTCACCGCGGCCAGAATTGTCTTCTTGAGATTCATTTTCCCTCATCAGATGATATGCAGGTATCGGAAGGGCAGATAAAGAGCGGATTCTTTTTCATACGGATAACGGATGATCCGGCGCACGGTGCCGATGCCACCCGCTTGTTCACATCCCCAGTAGTGGTCGTCGTTCACCCATTCTTCGAACAGGGTCACGTGCCGGGTGAGATTCGTGCCCTCGGCCCGAAGCAGCACGTCTCCCGGTAGCAGTTCCGGCTTGCCGATGGCGAATCCGGACGCCGCGAGCCCGCGCGTGTCGAGCCCGCCATGCCGGTTCGGCGGCTTTCCGGGTATTCCCCAGGCCATCGAGATGTAGCCGGAACAATCGGTCCGGTAGATCCCGTACTCGTTCTCGTGAAAACCGGACTGATCGTAGGGAACGGCAGGTTCGAGCCAGCTTCGCGCCCGCCGGATGATGTGTTCCCTGGTGGTCGCCGCGCCGAGCCGAAGATGCGGCTTGTCCACCTCGGGAGCGACCATTTTCGCTTTCCTTTTCCGTTGCCGTCTCGCTGACAAGGAAAAGAATCGCGGCTGTGCCTGTAAGAAGCCTTCAGGTTCGCTCTCAGCAGGCTCCGAGGTCTAACAGTTTCCTATAGGCCGGTCTAGAGGTGAGCGGCGCGAACGCGATCGTGCCAGGTCAGCGGGCTATAGCCGGCCAGTTCGGCGACCTCTCGGGCTTCCGCGGCGGTGAACAACTCCATCGCGGCGAGCCAGTGTTCGTCGGCCAAAGCGGGCTGGGACACCGATTCCGCGGCCGCCAGGTCACGGAGCGTGCGCGCCTGCCAGAGCGGCAGTCCCAGCTCGGTCCACTTCCCCAGCGCGTCACCGAGCAGCTCGCACGCGCGCGCCAGATCACCGGTGGCGAGCGCCAGCTCTCCCGCGGTCCTGGTCATCAGCGCGACGCCGAACCGGTCGCCGTGCCTGCCGCAGCCCCGCAGGCAGGAGTCGAGCAGCTCGGCGACGCCTTCGGTGATCCCGTCGCGGATACTGGCTTTCGCAAGCGACTGCCGCGCGTACATCGCGCCGAGGTCGTCACCGGCCTCCAGCAGCAGCGCTTCGGCCGCACGGCTCAGCTCGACGGCACGCGCGGGTTCGTCACGCGCCCGGAAGCACAGGCTGAGCCCGCGTCGCGCCAGCGCTTCGCCTCGCTTGTCGCCCAGCTCGCGGTAAAGCTCGACACAGGCGGAGAAGTAGTCGACGGCAGGCTCGAAATCGCCGTGCTCGGAGCAGATCGCGCCGAGGCCGTAGCCCGCGGCCGCGAGCACCTGCGAGTCCCCGATGCGCTCGGCGATCTCGACCGCGTTCGCGAGATCCTTGGCCGCCTGCCCGAAATCGGCGCGGTCCCGGCGGACCGTGCCCATGCCGACGAAGGCGACCGCGAGCGTCGCGTCGTCCTCGACGG encodes:
- the dxr gene encoding 1-deoxy-D-xylulose-5-phosphate reductoisomerase produces the protein MTTSRSVLVLGSTGSIGTQALDVAARNPDLFRIAGIAAGGSDPAALAAQALAHQVEAVAVIKATAAEDLQLALYAEAQRRGYAQGDFRIPRILAGPSAVLELIDSVPVDVVLNGMPGSQGLEPTLRALSTGATLALANKESLVAGGPLVLSRAKPGQLVPVDSEHSAMAQALRGGRAEEVDRLVLTASGGPFHGRTRAELADVTLEGALKHPTWSMGPVVTINSATLMNKGLELIEATLLFGIEAERIDVVVHPQSVIHSMVTFVDGSTLAQASPPDMRLPIALAMNWPNRVPAAAPACTWDRATAWTFEPLDNVAFPAVDLARHAVSAGGCLPAVYNAANEVMVDAFLAQNTSFTSIVDTVSQVVAAADEWRREPRDVDDVLAAEQWARTRAAEAMSGRK
- a CDS encoding DUF2631 domain-containing protein, whose product is MASKAVEKRASNQVDPRDEPSAEWGWHGSFPLATRIAGWASAVILLIMLHGNHKGATEDLWLVGLSLFLVLMLVLDIRKQRTAWRK
- a CDS encoding FG-GAP repeat domain-containing protein translates to MKTNPLLRAAGVLVSLALAGTVTMTGTASAEVPSAMAASISQLPCSPAGVTAADTALANQVHGQVSWVTAYNASCARAIVNQVKARGLNQRAAQIAITTAMDESTLHNYNQAVDADSLGLFQQRPSMGWGTPAQLVDPVYATNAFLNAMLNNYPNGSWGSGDIAAICQKIQKSGTPDGSNYRRYVDQAGVVAAAAWNSAGGGSAKDFNGNGLADIAALDPGDNLILFSGNGAGAVGWGGPMWPTGGQWAGYKQFTTGDFNGDGKSDVAAIDPGDNLIFFPGNGAGAVGWGGPMWPTGGQWAGYKKITSGDFNGDGRTDIAALDPGDNLILFPGNGAGAVTWGGPMWPTGGQWAGYKKITSGDFNGDGRSDIAALDPGDNLILFPGNGAGAVGWGGPMWPTGGQWAGYKQITAADYNGDGRSDIAALDPGDNLILFPGNGAGSVGWGGPMWPTGGQWAGYKAIS
- a CDS encoding FG-GAP repeat domain-containing protein — encoded protein: MNLKKTILAAVTAACVLGFGSPAIAAVPAPPPGFADTPAAFPEQPGVGTRSVSAADVQASATISRDQVLLRAKSWVDVNVKYTQHGQYGNQYGTYRKDCSGFVSMAWGLSPSGMSSPTTVSLPNYGSWLGSLDDLKPGDAIDSVGGGHVVLFRSWTDGSHAVANVYEETSYTGVDGPDPGAIASQYSRAKLTNGGYRPLRYSGITDGGSNAAKDFNGNGLADIAALDPGDNLILFSGNGAGAVGWGGPMWPTGGQWAGYKQFTTGDFNGDGKSDVAAIDPGDNLIFFPGNGAGAVGWGGPMWPTGGQWAGYKKITSGDFNGDGRTDIAALDPGDNLILFPGNGAGAVTWGGPMWPTGGQWAGYKKITSGDFNGDGRSDIAALDPGDNLILFPGNGAGAVGWGGPMWPTGGQWAGYKQITAADYNGDGRADIAALDPGDNLILFPGNGSGSVGWGGPMWPTGGQWAGYKAIS